In a genomic window of Pseudoglutamicibacter albus:
- a CDS encoding MFS transporter — protein sequence MRTRTFTTKSGAPISRMWIMILCWTTVALEGFDLVALGATTPILTNPAAPHAGLTTEAMTVVATVSLIGVGVGAVVIGPLTYRWGRRRTLLACVALFSIFTVALPLMPAWQLIALFRLIAGVGLGASMPVALTLMQETMASGRRAHASTVTMTGYHAGAVAASLVALAVGNAWEWVFYIGGALGFVVMPLIYRYLPDSLDAEPVETGADAKPAADTKPGIGALFTHGRARSTLALWIASFMGLLLVYGLNQWLPKIMVSAGYPVADSLVMLFVTNVGAVVGLLVGGATADRFGVRGTNAVWFLLAALFLLSLVIRFNSGLVLNGFLLVTGIFVFSAQVMLYGFVGYVYPAHLVSTGMGLTAGIGRFGAIIGPAITGWMIASGNGYPGVFIFYAGAAVVAMIAVLLIRKPEQPRVGLNSRETITREDPAQQ from the coding sequence ATGCGCACGCGCACTTTCACCACTAAATCTGGTGCCCCGATCTCACGTATGTGGATCATGATTCTGTGTTGGACCACGGTAGCCCTGGAAGGTTTCGACCTCGTAGCGCTCGGCGCCACAACCCCGATCCTCACGAATCCAGCGGCACCGCACGCCGGCCTCACCACCGAGGCGATGACGGTCGTCGCAACCGTCTCACTCATCGGCGTTGGCGTCGGCGCGGTCGTGATCGGCCCGCTCACATACCGGTGGGGCCGCCGCCGCACACTTTTGGCGTGCGTGGCCCTCTTCAGCATCTTCACGGTCGCTCTACCGCTTATGCCCGCGTGGCAACTCATCGCGCTCTTCCGCTTGATTGCAGGTGTCGGGCTCGGCGCGTCGATGCCGGTAGCGCTGACCCTCATGCAAGAGACCATGGCCAGCGGCCGCCGCGCCCACGCCTCCACCGTGACTATGACCGGCTACCACGCCGGCGCCGTCGCCGCCTCCCTCGTCGCGCTCGCCGTCGGGAACGCATGGGAATGGGTCTTCTACATCGGCGGTGCCCTCGGCTTCGTCGTGATGCCGCTGATCTACCGTTACTTGCCGGACAGCCTCGACGCGGAACCGGTCGAAACTGGCGCCGATGCCAAGCCGGCGGCCGACACGAAGCCGGGGATCGGTGCCCTGTTCACTCACGGCCGGGCACGCTCGACGCTCGCGTTGTGGATCGCGTCCTTCATGGGCTTGCTGCTCGTGTACGGCCTTAACCAGTGGCTACCTAAGATCATGGTTTCGGCAGGCTACCCGGTCGCGGATTCGCTCGTGATGCTGTTCGTGACCAACGTCGGCGCGGTCGTGGGCTTGTTGGTCGGTGGCGCAACCGCCGACCGCTTCGGTGTCCGCGGAACCAACGCCGTCTGGTTCTTGCTGGCCGCACTGTTCTTGCTTTCGCTCGTGATCCGATTCAACAGCGGGCTTGTACTTAACGGATTCTTGCTCGTCACGGGCATCTTCGTGTTCTCTGCCCAGGTGATGCTCTACGGGTTCGTCGGCTACGTCTACCCGGCGCATCTGGTCTCCACCGGTATGGGGTTGACCGCCGGGATCGGCCGCTTCGGCGCGATCATCGGCCCAGCCATCACCGGCTGGATGATCGCATCAGGCAACGGCTACCCGGGAGTCTTCATCTTCTATGCCGGTGCCGCGGTTGTTGCGATGATTGCGGTGCTGCTCATTAGGAAACCCGAACAACCCCGGGTTGGCTTGAACTCACGTGAGACAATAACGCGAGAGGATCCAGCGCAACAATAG
- a CDS encoding TetR/AcrR family transcriptional regulator, translating into MATPESPNTAGCVVAPANLAQAVEALGRRELNRMATTEGIVNACLDLGEELGWDAVTVDAVADRAGVSRRTFFNYFSSLAEAVHYPLTVIIQDALIRLKVPQGNGGASEETSGTGGPLDYTQALTDSIRLELLAPATRTLLLARASSALRTESLRTWENSITQLIEPFQGLSPNARLVIEVQVRAAVTAVQVAFEHWAAALTGRPTKADVEALRLNAVRAVSLISPLGMLPASDAGGTADTSGGQDDGEDSSRKQGNHGNGQYLQHSAWASWLTSDEREEIYSSNFFEDSRKYGT; encoded by the coding sequence ATGGCCACCCCTGAATCACCCAATACCGCGGGTTGCGTTGTAGCGCCTGCGAACCTAGCGCAAGCCGTTGAGGCGCTGGGCCGGCGTGAACTCAACCGGATGGCAACAACCGAGGGGATCGTGAACGCGTGCCTCGACCTCGGGGAAGAACTCGGGTGGGACGCGGTCACCGTCGATGCGGTCGCTGATCGGGCCGGGGTTTCCCGCCGGACGTTCTTCAATTACTTCAGCTCACTTGCCGAGGCCGTTCACTATCCGTTGACCGTGATCATCCAAGACGCCCTCATCCGCCTCAAGGTCCCGCAGGGAAACGGCGGCGCATCAGAAGAAACCTCAGGCACTGGAGGGCCACTCGATTACACGCAGGCGCTCACCGATTCGATACGGCTTGAACTATTAGCCCCCGCGACGCGCACGCTCTTGCTCGCCCGCGCTTCTTCCGCGTTACGCACCGAATCTTTACGCACATGGGAGAACAGCATCACCCAGCTCATCGAGCCGTTTCAGGGACTTTCACCGAATGCGCGGCTCGTGATCGAGGTTCAGGTCAGAGCCGCGGTCACCGCAGTCCAGGTGGCCTTTGAACACTGGGCCGCAGCACTGACCGGCCGCCCCACCAAGGCAGACGTTGAGGCTTTGCGACTCAACGCAGTCCGGGCGGTATCACTCATCTCACCGCTAGGGATGCTGCCCGCATCGGATGCTGGAGGCACCGCCGACACAAGCGGCGGCCAGGACGACGGCGAGGACAGTAGCCGCAAGCAGGGCAACCACGGCAACGGTCAGTATCTACAACACAGCGCGTGGGCGAGCTGGCTCACCAGCGACGAACGCGAAGAGATCTACAGTTCCAACTTCTTCGAGGACTCACGGAAATATGGCACATAA
- a CDS encoding MMPL family transporter: MAHKLYQLAKLAARRPWAFIVSWAVIIGLLVGSAGLFMGKLTNDFAIPGTETQDTLDEVEKIFPEFSGGTGSVVFTTANGNELTDEQKQEISSMLAGLEEDKTALVAADPFKNQAEIANAGNKIEEGKKELAANEKKLADGQKQLDGAKKKISDGQKQLDDGKKQLEAGLKQAQDGAKQLEAAGMTQTQQYMQAKGTIQALEQQQAGLKAKQAELDEGRAELETKQKEIDEGKKKLEEGRAELAQGQRQAESTEGMKFVSDNGASAVAHMQFEGQAEAMETQKREHLLSELHSVESLGIEVYPSTEISSDLNSVFGIGEAIGLVVAGLVLFIMMGTFVGAGLPLVQAVLGVGAGVAGTLAFSSVVDMASITPALALMLGLAVGIDYTLFIVHRHRRQLMQGVDVKESIGLAVGTSGSAVVFAGLTVVIALVALLVPGLPFLSVLGLSAAATVALAVLIAVTLTPALLSLIGQRLVSKRAQKAFDAKQAKQRAHLAGAEAGAGAEADAGAGADTETDGDADRGGHNGWSRFTTGKPWLAALAGVLLLGIIAIPSLKLTTALPDGASEPYGSDAQVAYEKTAEDFGAGFNGPILGFVTLPEGASEAEAQKALYETATKVREIEGVIAASPVEQTDDNRYGLLQIIPTTGPADDKTVDLVETIRAAEHQFEDETGAKLALTGQVTAMIDVSEKMAEALPPYLVIVVGLSLVLLLLVFRSIVVPLIATLGFLLSLAAAFGATVAVYQFGWLGELFGVHVPGPIMSFLPILLTGILFGLAMDYQMFLVTAMREAFVHGASPRAAVRKGMTAAAPVVVAAALIMISVFAGFIFSELSMIRPIGFALAFGVLFDAFVVRLTITPAIMTLLGKHAWFIPGWLDKALPNVDVEGESLSEEIAAAERTATESKDTDTADKNAARA; this comes from the coding sequence ATGGCACATAAGCTCTATCAACTCGCCAAGCTGGCGGCACGGCGGCCCTGGGCATTCATCGTGTCCTGGGCGGTGATCATCGGCCTTCTGGTTGGCTCTGCGGGCCTGTTCATGGGCAAGCTCACCAACGATTTCGCGATCCCGGGAACCGAAACCCAGGACACCCTGGATGAAGTCGAAAAGATCTTCCCCGAGTTCAGCGGCGGCACCGGCTCCGTGGTTTTCACGACCGCTAACGGGAATGAGCTCACGGACGAGCAGAAGCAGGAAATCTCCTCGATGCTTGCCGGCCTTGAAGAGGACAAGACTGCGCTTGTAGCGGCTGACCCGTTCAAGAACCAAGCCGAGATCGCCAACGCCGGCAACAAGATCGAAGAAGGCAAGAAAGAGCTCGCGGCGAATGAGAAGAAGCTCGCCGACGGTCAGAAGCAACTCGACGGCGCAAAGAAGAAAATCAGCGACGGCCAGAAGCAACTCGATGACGGCAAGAAACAGCTCGAAGCTGGGCTGAAGCAAGCCCAAGACGGCGCGAAGCAGCTTGAAGCCGCCGGCATGACCCAGACCCAGCAGTACATGCAGGCGAAGGGCACCATCCAAGCGCTTGAACAGCAGCAGGCCGGTTTGAAGGCCAAGCAGGCGGAGCTCGATGAGGGCCGGGCCGAGCTCGAAACCAAGCAGAAGGAAATCGACGAAGGCAAGAAGAAGCTCGAGGAAGGCCGCGCCGAGCTGGCTCAAGGCCAGCGGCAAGCGGAATCCACCGAAGGCATGAAGTTCGTCTCTGACAACGGGGCGAGCGCTGTGGCCCACATGCAGTTCGAAGGCCAAGCCGAAGCCATGGAAACCCAGAAGCGTGAGCATCTGCTCAGCGAGCTGCACAGTGTGGAAAGCCTCGGGATCGAGGTCTATCCCTCCACCGAGATCTCCTCCGATCTCAACAGCGTCTTCGGCATTGGTGAGGCGATCGGCCTGGTTGTTGCCGGGTTGGTCCTGTTCATCATGATGGGAACTTTCGTGGGCGCCGGCCTGCCGCTGGTGCAGGCAGTTTTGGGTGTGGGCGCGGGTGTCGCGGGTACGCTCGCGTTCTCCTCGGTAGTGGACATGGCCTCGATCACCCCCGCGCTCGCTCTCATGCTGGGCCTGGCCGTGGGTATCGACTACACGCTGTTCATCGTGCACCGCCACCGCCGCCAGCTCATGCAAGGCGTTGACGTTAAAGAGTCCATCGGCTTGGCCGTCGGGACCTCCGGAAGCGCAGTGGTGTTCGCTGGTTTGACGGTCGTGATCGCGCTGGTTGCGCTGCTCGTTCCGGGCCTGCCGTTCCTCTCGGTGCTTGGTCTGTCTGCCGCCGCGACCGTCGCGTTGGCCGTGCTCATCGCGGTCACGCTGACCCCTGCGTTGCTTTCGCTGATCGGTCAGCGCCTGGTGTCCAAGCGTGCGCAAAAAGCGTTCGATGCGAAACAAGCGAAGCAGCGCGCCCACCTCGCTGGTGCTGAGGCAGGCGCTGGCGCTGAGGCTGATGCTGGGGCAGGTGCTGACACTGAGACTGACGGCGATGCGGATCGGGGCGGCCACAACGGCTGGAGCCGCTTCACGACCGGCAAGCCGTGGCTCGCTGCCCTGGCCGGGGTGCTGTTGCTCGGGATTATCGCGATCCCCTCGCTCAAGCTCACCACCGCGCTGCCGGATGGCGCGTCAGAGCCGTACGGTTCGGATGCGCAGGTCGCCTACGAGAAGACCGCAGAGGATTTCGGTGCCGGCTTCAACGGCCCCATCTTGGGGTTTGTGACATTGCCTGAGGGTGCCTCGGAGGCTGAAGCGCAGAAGGCGCTCTACGAGACGGCCACGAAGGTCCGCGAGATCGAGGGCGTGATCGCGGCCTCCCCTGTGGAACAGACCGACGACAACCGGTACGGCCTACTGCAGATCATCCCAACCACCGGCCCGGCAGATGACAAGACCGTGGATCTGGTTGAGACGATCCGTGCCGCTGAGCACCAGTTCGAAGACGAAACGGGTGCGAAGCTCGCGTTGACCGGGCAGGTGACCGCGATGATCGACGTGTCAGAGAAGATGGCGGAAGCTTTGCCGCCGTATCTGGTGATCGTGGTGGGCTTGTCGCTGGTCTTGCTGCTGCTCGTGTTCCGTTCGATCGTCGTTCCGCTGATTGCAACGCTGGGCTTCCTGCTGTCGCTCGCGGCCGCGTTCGGCGCCACGGTTGCGGTGTATCAGTTCGGCTGGCTCGGCGAACTGTTCGGGGTGCACGTTCCAGGTCCGATCATGTCTTTCCTACCGATCCTGTTGACCGGTATCTTGTTCGGCTTGGCGATGGACTACCAGATGTTCCTCGTGACCGCGATGCGCGAAGCGTTCGTGCACGGCGCCTCGCCGCGTGCCGCGGTCCGTAAGGGCATGACCGCCGCCGCACCGGTCGTGGTTGCTGCCGCACTCATCATGATCTCGGTGTTCGCAGGCTTCATCTTCTCCGAGCTCTCGATGATCAGGCCGATCGGTTTCGCACTCGCGTTCGGTGTGCTCTTCGACGCGTTCGTGGTCCGGTTGACCATCACACCGGCGATCATGACGCTACTGGGCAAGCATGCGTGGTTCATCCCGGGCTGGCTCGATAAGGCCCTGCCGAACGTGGACGTTGAAGGTGAATCCCTCAGCGAAGAGATCGCGGCAGCCGAACGCACCGCAACGGAGTCTAAGGACACCGATACCGCCGATAAGAATGCCGCCCGCGCATAA
- a CDS encoding GNAT family N-acetyltransferase: MSTHLRALDLPDGLLAFVGNLRSMDAPTWAGISTLRQNVFIVEQGCNYADQDLNDLEDTTEHLWVEDGAGVVFATLRIMNEQPKGTGLGLPLLGNAQAGNAQAGNAQTKDAQSINIFNPGGNAGANGTGSAPQTNQQTKRIGRVAVHSKRRGQGIGHTLMKTAVARCGKRRIVLNAQSHLADWYTQFGFEVDGEEFLEVGIPHVPMVREAL; this comes from the coding sequence GTGTCCACTCACCTTCGTGCCCTCGACCTTCCAGACGGGCTGCTCGCGTTCGTTGGGAACCTGCGTTCGATGGATGCGCCCACGTGGGCCGGTATTTCCACGTTGCGGCAGAACGTTTTCATCGTCGAGCAGGGATGCAACTACGCGGACCAGGACCTCAACGACCTCGAGGACACCACGGAACACTTGTGGGTTGAGGACGGCGCCGGGGTTGTGTTCGCGACCCTGCGGATCATGAACGAGCAACCCAAAGGCACCGGCCTCGGCCTGCCGCTGCTAGGGAATGCACAGGCCGGGAATGCGCAGGCCGGGAATGCACAGACCAAGGATGCGCAGAGCATCAACATCTTCAACCCCGGCGGCAACGCCGGCGCCAACGGGACGGGTTCCGCGCCGCAAACCAACCAGCAGACCAAGCGCATCGGCCGGGTCGCGGTGCACAGCAAACGCCGCGGGCAAGGCATCGGGCATACGCTCATGAAGACCGCGGTAGCCCGGTGCGGTAAGCGCCGCATCGTGCTCAATGCGCAATCCCACCTGGCTGACTGGTACACGCAGTTCGGTTTCGAGGTGGATGGTGAGGAGTTCCTCGAGGTCGGGATCCCGCACGTGCCGATGGTGCGCGAAGCCCTGTAG
- a CDS encoding lipid II:glycine glycyltransferase FemX, producing the protein MAEPTSPLNNPLIKAREISADEHREFLSQHPDASFMQTPAWGAVKSDWDSISLGIYAGEKLVGAALVLLRWAPVVKRCLAYVPMGPVIDWSEYPADAVVDALVEDVKRRGAFALRFGPNVKAKRWGAAGVRKVLGAGTMQSLDELEPTETYEVGTQLIEALTARGARPLGGGMDFEAGQPAYLALVPLVDEGGNQLDLDGVLAAFSGNNRRDTRKAMRAGFIVHENPDNGFERFTALIEETAKRQDFTARPASYYKTLYNELNASEKGSCRIYIASAPEDENHDLAAAMLVMHGNQSWYLYGGSVLDRAYAGAPRLLQAVMIEAAIERGCVVLDQGGLTATLQMGGDHAGGLTRFKTGVGADVFRMVGEWEIAINKPMTWAFNKYMQLRSK; encoded by the coding sequence ATGGCTGAACCGACTTCCCCACTGAATAATCCCTTGATTAAAGCGCGTGAAATCAGTGCCGATGAGCACCGCGAGTTCCTCTCCCAGCACCCTGATGCGAGCTTTATGCAGACCCCTGCTTGGGGTGCGGTGAAGTCGGATTGGGATTCGATTTCGCTCGGCATTTACGCGGGCGAAAAGCTCGTTGGTGCTGCCCTGGTTTTGTTGCGGTGGGCGCCGGTTGTGAAGCGGTGCCTAGCGTATGTACCAATGGGGCCGGTGATTGACTGGTCTGAATACCCAGCGGACGCGGTGGTCGATGCGCTGGTTGAGGATGTGAAGCGCCGTGGCGCGTTCGCGTTGCGTTTCGGCCCGAACGTCAAAGCTAAGCGGTGGGGTGCCGCTGGTGTCCGTAAGGTCCTGGGTGCCGGGACCATGCAGAGCCTCGATGAGCTTGAACCGACCGAAACCTATGAGGTGGGTACGCAACTGATCGAGGCTTTGACCGCCCGCGGCGCGCGCCCTCTGGGTGGGGGCATGGATTTTGAGGCCGGCCAGCCTGCATACCTCGCGCTTGTTCCGCTCGTGGATGAGGGTGGAAACCAGCTGGACTTAGATGGCGTGTTGGCTGCGTTTTCGGGCAATAATCGCCGCGATACACGCAAGGCGATGCGCGCAGGTTTCATAGTGCATGAGAACCCGGACAATGGTTTCGAGCGTTTCACCGCACTGATTGAGGAGACCGCTAAGCGGCAGGATTTCACGGCGCGCCCGGCATCGTATTACAAGACCCTCTATAACGAACTCAACGCGTCAGAGAAGGGTTCGTGCCGCATCTATATCGCGTCCGCCCCGGAGGATGAGAACCACGACCTTGCCGCCGCGATGTTGGTGATGCACGGCAACCAGTCTTGGTATCTGTACGGGGGTTCGGTTCTTGACCGAGCGTACGCGGGCGCCCCGCGCTTGCTTCAGGCCGTGATGATTGAGGCCGCGATCGAGCGCGGTTGCGTTGTGTTGGATCAGGGCGGGCTGACTGCGACCTTGCAGATGGGTGGCGACCACGCCGGCGGTTTGACGCGGTTCAAGACCGGCGTTGGCGCGGATGTTTTCCGGATGGTTGGCGAGTGGGAGATCGCGATCAACAAACCTATGACGTGGGCGTTCAATAAGTACATGCAGCTGCGTTCCAAATAA
- a CDS encoding carboxylate--amine ligase, which produces MTTVSPEQPFVPVLYGGDMGTYAMARAFHENYGVTSVIVTGDPNGSINHSAIVDLRPAGTMKDEARVIQFLLDQGRELAGPNRRPLLLLGSLDLHIGQLVRNREALEEFYTLPYPDEQTIAQAASKSEFYAVCEKLGIPHPRTVVIDPRKVASEGAEAAVPEELPEFPLIGKPADSAAWVDASFEGKQKVFRFTDRDAVVTMVGRMAKGGYTQPFILQEMIPGGDENMRLCSMYGAKDGSGTLYVANANVVVEEHSPIVEGNSAGIVTTDNPDIVPSVKALVEHYGWTGWAMVDAKLDPRDGVVKLFEMNPRLGRNHYYMQAAGLAASRVYVQEWLDANEFGLSDGTPVVSDADSRVEGGTRVLTREHLYTVLPLWLLKKYAKGTSGAQAKELIKARKVTNPLFHKAERHPRRWLYIAMAMVNYVKKFRDFPPA; this is translated from the coding sequence GTGACGACCGTGAGCCCTGAACAGCCTTTTGTTCCCGTTTTGTATGGCGGCGACATGGGTACGTACGCGATGGCCCGCGCGTTCCACGAGAACTATGGGGTCACGTCCGTGATCGTCACGGGAGATCCGAACGGTTCGATCAACCACTCCGCAATCGTGGACCTGCGTCCGGCTGGAACCATGAAGGACGAGGCCCGCGTGATCCAGTTCCTGCTGGATCAGGGCCGCGAACTGGCAGGCCCCAACCGCAGGCCGCTGTTGCTGCTGGGGTCACTGGACCTGCACATCGGGCAGTTGGTGCGTAACCGTGAGGCGCTTGAGGAGTTCTATACCCTCCCCTACCCTGACGAGCAGACCATTGCCCAGGCGGCGAGTAAGTCGGAGTTCTATGCGGTGTGTGAGAAGTTGGGGATCCCGCATCCGCGCACCGTGGTGATTGATCCGCGCAAGGTGGCAAGCGAGGGTGCGGAGGCCGCCGTACCGGAAGAGTTACCTGAGTTCCCGCTGATCGGTAAGCCGGCCGATTCCGCGGCGTGGGTTGATGCGAGCTTTGAAGGTAAGCAGAAGGTTTTCCGTTTCACAGACCGCGATGCCGTAGTCACGATGGTGGGTCGGATGGCCAAAGGCGGGTACACGCAGCCGTTCATCCTGCAGGAGATGATCCCTGGCGGGGATGAGAACATGCGGCTGTGCTCAATGTACGGGGCGAAGGATGGCTCCGGGACTCTGTATGTCGCGAACGCGAACGTTGTGGTTGAGGAGCATTCCCCGATTGTCGAGGGGAACTCAGCGGGCATTGTCACCACCGACAACCCGGATATTGTGCCTTCCGTCAAGGCCCTGGTTGAGCATTACGGTTGGACGGGCTGGGCCATGGTGGACGCCAAGCTGGATCCGCGCGATGGCGTGGTCAAGCTCTTCGAGATGAACCCGCGTTTGGGCCGGAACCACTACTACATGCAGGCCGCAGGCCTCGCGGCCTCACGCGTGTATGTTCAGGAATGGCTGGATGCTAACGAGTTCGGGTTGTCTGATGGCACCCCGGTTGTGTCCGATGCGGACTCCCGCGTCGAGGGTGGCACGCGCGTGCTGACGCGCGAGCACCTCTACACGGTGTTGCCGCTGTGGCTTCTGAAAAAGTACGCAAAAGGCACCTCCGGCGCACAAGCCAAGGAGCTCATCAAAGCCCGCAAGGTCACGAATCCCTTGTTCCATAAGGCCGAACGCCATCCCCGCCGGTGGCTCTATATCGCGATGGCGATGGTCAACTACGTCAAAAAGTTCCGCGACTTCCCGCCCGCGTAA
- a CDS encoding metal-sensitive transcriptional regulator has product MADSTHHDPHAGHGYTQDKTALLNRLRRIEGQVRGISRMVEDNTYCLDVLTQLASVNSALHKVSLELIKDHINHCVVDAAQESITTGDSTIVQNKVDEVTAAVGRLLR; this is encoded by the coding sequence ATGGCTGATTCAACGCATCACGATCCGCACGCCGGCCACGGCTATACGCAAGACAAGACGGCCCTGCTGAACCGGCTGCGGCGCATCGAAGGGCAAGTCCGCGGCATCTCCCGCATGGTCGAGGACAACACGTATTGCCTCGACGTCCTGACCCAGCTCGCGTCCGTGAACTCGGCCCTGCATAAGGTTTCGCTTGAGCTCATCAAGGACCACATCAACCATTGCGTGGTGGACGCCGCGCAAGAATCCATCACGACCGGCGACTCCACCATCGTGCAGAACAAAGTCGATGAAGTCACCGCCGCCGTCGGCCGTCTGCTGCGCTAA
- a CDS encoding copper ion binding protein produces the protein MAVTLNVTGMTCHHCVSSVKEELGELDGVANISVELNTGGTSVVTFDAEATVTDEQIRGAIEEAGYETTELSRA, from the coding sequence ATGGCTGTCACCCTGAACGTCACTGGCATGACCTGCCACCACTGCGTCTCATCCGTCAAGGAAGAACTCGGCGAACTCGACGGTGTGGCCAACATCAGCGTCGAACTCAACACCGGCGGCACATCCGTGGTGACATTCGACGCTGAGGCGACCGTGACCGATGAGCAGATCCGCGGCGCGATCGAAGAGGCAGGCTACGAAACCACGGAGTTGAGCCGCGCATGA